The following proteins are co-located in the Coregonus clupeaformis isolate EN_2021a unplaced genomic scaffold, ASM2061545v1 scaf1073, whole genome shotgun sequence genome:
- the LOC123486225 gene encoding OX-2 membrane glycoprotein-like → MGGFSQFVRTQQFVTATLGEDAVLNCELMKTKDVRGVSRGDESCYKCLFNIFPDGPISGTTCLQVNELYGPSLLITQTNNSHTTLSCSATGRPAPIVTWDDMMIEHSTTVDVTHPNGTITVTTTATVAVASLTDKEVRCVVSLSFSDVTNNASMVIPARDQASITGQSQVSDDDWISGTVVGSVLGLVCLIAVICVLVLLLKRIKDASSRKPPVTDPETSRTPLKTPPPSKQSNSSTSSPTSSTTKRRTTKNSSPSHIIQSLSSSDKRRMQPAQEAVKG, encoded by the exons ATGGGAG GGTTCTCTCAGTTTGTGAGAACACAGCAGTTTGTCACAGCAACCCTGGGAGAAGATGCAGTCTTAAACTGTGAGCTCATGAAAACCAAAGACGTGCG AGGAGTGTCAAGAGGAGACGAGTCCTGCTACAAGTGTCTGTTTAACATCTTTCCAGATGGACCTATCAGCGGAACGACCTGCCTCCAAGTCAATG AGCTGTATGGACCCTCACTCCTCATCACACAAACCAACAACAGTCACACCACTCTGTCCTGTTCTGCTACTGGACGACCTGCTCCTATAGTGACCTGGGATGACATGATGATAGAACATTCCACCACGGTCGATGTCACCCATCCCAATGGAACTATCACTGTGACAACTACTGCAACAGTGGCAGTGGCCAGTCTAACTGACAAAGAGGTTAGGTGTGTTGTGTCACTGTCCTTCAGTGATGTCACCAATAATGCATCCATGGTGATTCCAGCTAGGGATCAAGCTTCAATTACTG GTCAATCTCAGGTCTCTGATGATGACTGGATCAGTG GTACAGTGGTTGGTTCAGTGTTGGGTTTAGTGTGTCTCATTGCTGTAATCTGTGTATTAGTGTTGCTGCTAAAGAGGATAAAAGATGCCTCGTCCAG AAAACCCCCAGTAACTGACCCTGAAACCAGCAGAACTCCCTTAAAGACACCACCACCATCCAAACA GTCAAACTCGTCAACCAGCTCACCAACCAGCTCAACAACCAAGCGTAGGACGACTAAGAA CTCCAGTCCGTCACACAT CATACAATCCCTCAGCTCGTCAGACAAGCGCAGGATGCAACCAGCTCAGGAGGCTGTAAAGGGGTAG